The following proteins are co-located in the Arctopsyche grandis isolate Sample6627 chromosome 3, ASM5162203v2, whole genome shotgun sequence genome:
- the LOC143909927 gene encoding motile sperm domain-containing protein 2-like translates to MGSVAGLRTQWEAKVAAGGVAGGVHPADAARMQDDSFVQRFLEQHDGDAALALQMMVDTCAWRTSFGANVISESNINMDYIREALFYPRGRDVDGCTIFIFKGKKHVKGQRSFDELMRCLVYWFERLDRIDNNRQISVFFDMADTGISNLDMEFTRYIITLFKLYYPDFLNYIFIYEMPWVLNAAFKVIKTLLPAKAVAKMKFITKTGISLFIPLDQAQKSWGGNDDYTFSFVSTNFPSANDTSTKKVTFADPGSPGRENAPEYGDSDGGHSMMKLSPRDTIVFKNDGAEAGSSFTLTNSHNGYIAYKIKTTAPEKTKVWPSVGVLASGKSEVIKLSLTATGQAPSAAAARIKFLIVCTPINNASMTPQELAELWRDMSKLSIEQHRLRCTVQTAEFPKNGGVEPSVQVTDNEKQITVLNQAVASIKSSQDVLDSQLKSLKTVQLVNVTLSALLLGLIIYFFRSFGQSSEAFGEFCNRP, encoded by the coding sequence ATGGGGAGCGTGGCGGGACTGCGGACGCAATGGGAGGCCAAAGTGGCGGCAGGAGGAGTGGCGGGAGGAGTGCACCCGGCAGACGCGGCTCGCATGCAGGACGACAGCTTCGTGCAGCGATTCCTGGAGCAGCACGACGGCGACGCAGCCCTCGCTCTCCAGATGATGGTCGACACCTGCGCTTGGCGCACTTCTTTCGGTGCCAACGTCATCTCGGAGTCCAACATCAACATGGATTACATTCGGGAGGCACTTTTCTACCCCCGCGGCCGCGACGTGGACGGCTGCacaattttcatattcaaaGGTAAAAAGCACGTCAAAGGACAGCGAAGCTTCGACGAGCTCATGCGATGTCTCGTGTATTGGTTCGAGCGTCTAGATCGAATCGATAATAATCGTCAAATATCAGTCTTCTTCGACATGGCCGACACCGGTATCTCCAACCTGGATATGGAATTCACTCGCTATATTATAACACTTTTCAAACTGTATTATCCAGATTTTCTCAATTACATCTTTATATATGAAATGCCTTGGGTTCTCAATGCCGCTTTCAAAGTCATCAAAACCCTATTGCCTGCTAAAGCCGTAGCTAAAATGAAATTCATCACAAAGACTGGCATCAGTTTGTTCATTCCGTTGGATCAGGCTCAAAAGTCATGGGGAGGCAACGACGACTACACGTTCTCTTTTGTGTCCACTAATTTCCCCTCTGCCAACGATACGTCTACAAAGAAAGTTACGTTTGCTGATCCTGGTTCTCCCGGTCGGGAGAATGCACCCGAGTATGGTGACAGTGATGGGGGTCATTCGATGATGAAGCTTTCGCCACGCGATACGATCGTCTTCAAAAACGACGGTGCGGAAGCCGGCAGCAGCTTTACTCTGACCAACAGTCACAACGGTTACATTGcctataaaattaaaactaccGCACCAGAAAAAACTAAAGTATGGCCCAGTGTGGGAGTCCTCGCATCGGGTAAATCGGAAGTTATCAAGCTATCTTTGACGGCTACTGGTCAAGCTCCGAGCGCGGCGGCTGCAAGAATTAAATTCCTGATTGTGTGCACCCCTATAAACAACGCATCGATGACGCCCCAAGAGCTGGCCGAGCTTTGGAGAGACATGTCTAAGTTATCGATAGAGCAACATAGACTACGTTGTACAGTACAGACGGCTGAATTCCCTAAAAATGGGGGTGTGGAGCCGAGTGTGCAAGTCACGGATAACGAAAAGCAAATAACAGTATTAAATCAAGCAGTCGCTTCGATTAAATCGAGTCAAGATGTTTTAGACTCTCAATTGAAGAGCTTGAAAACCGTTCAACTTGTCAACGTTACTCTTTCGGCTCTATTACTCGGTTTGATCATTTACTTCTTTCGGAGCTTTGGGCAATCTTCAGAAGCCTTCGGGGAATTCTGTAATAGACCCTAG
- the Mgat2 gene encoding alpha-1,6-mannosyl-glycoprotein 2-beta-N-acetylglucosaminyltransferase, whose protein sequence is MPRLRCSAIIRLSVSIGLVCLIWLQLQLISQRPFANDGDETLNSNDTSAAVLAMVPSVLHKFLTVKPKNVTTQGINSSVASDAGVSSLLNISEIVKNIARYNMQQTVINEDIFGPLQNNSVVIVIQVHRRITYLRHLIVSLAQARDIHNTLLVFSHDYYDEDINDLVQSIDFCKVMQIFYPHSLQTHPNQFPGEDSNDCPRNVKKEEAIKRKCINALHPDLYGHYREAKFTQTKHHWWWKANRVFDGLQVTKDHTGLVLFLEEDHYVAEDFLHVLRLMEEAVNRHCPNCNILCLGTYLKTYNYYAVGDKVEVCPWQSSRHNMGMAFRKDTWRGLSACAEGFCSYDDYNWDWSLQRVSQECLPLTSRLKALVARGPRVFHIGECGVHHKKANCDSNSVITKVQKVVKGAKQYFFPAGLTLQVAVAPKKNKLRKGNGGWGDTRDHQLCLNITKEAQTAREQRTQFLIESGAF, encoded by the exons ATGCCTCGCTTAAGATGCTCAGCTATAATACGCCTCTCTGTATCAATAGGATTAGTTTGTCTCATTTGGTTGCAATTGCAACTCATAAGTCAACGCCCATTTGCAAATGACGGTG ATGAAACTCTCAACTCCAATGATACATCAGCTGCCGTATTAGCTATGGTTCCGTCTGTGTTACATAAATTTCTAACCGTTAAACCAAAAAATGTCACTACTCAAG gaaTCAACTCTTCTGTGGCTTCCGATGCTGGAGTATCATCTCTTTTAAATATATcagaaattgtaaaaaatattgctAGGTATAATATGCAACAAACTGTTATTAACGAAGATATATTTGGACCATTACAAAATAATTCTGTCGTTATTGTTATTCAG GTTCACAGAAGAATTACTTACTTGAGACATTTAATTGTGTCATTAGCTCAAGCAAGAGACATTCACAACACATTATTAGTATTTTCACATGATTATTACGATGAAGATATCAATGATTTGGTGCAAAGTATCGATTTTTGTAAA gTGATGCAAATTTTTTATCCACATTCTTTACAAACGCATCCTAATCAGTTTCCTGGTGAAGATTCAAACGACTGCCCAAGAAACGTTAAAAAGGAAGa AGCTATTAAGCGGAAGTGTATTAATGCTCTTCATCCAGATTTGTATGGACACTATCGTGAAGCTAAATTTACACAAACAAAACATCATTGGTGGTGGAAAGCTAATAGAGTATTTGATGGTCTACAAGTTACAAAAGATCATACAG GACTAGTTTTGTTTTTGGAAGAAGATCATTATGTTGCTGAAGATTTTCTTCATGTTTTGAGATTAATGGAAGAGGCTGTTAATCGACATTGTCCTAATTGTAATATTCTTTGTCTTGGAACATATCTCAAAACGTACAATTATTATGCTGTGGGTGACAAG gtGGAAGTGTGTCCATGGCAATCAAGTAGACATAATATGGGTATGGCTTTCCGCAAGGACACTTGGCGAGGATTAAGTGCGTGTGCTGAGGGATTTTGCTCATATGATGATTATAATTGGGACTGGTCACTTCAACGTGTTTCACAAGAATGTCTTCCTCTAACATCTCGCTTAAAAGCACTTGTTGCAAGAGGACCTAGAGTTTTTCATATTGGTGAATG tggAGTACATCATAAAAAAGCAAATTGTGATAGTAATTCAGTAATTACGAAGGTGCAGAAAGTAGTAAAAGGTGCAAAGCAGTATTTCTTCCCAGCTGGTCTCACTTTACAAGTTGCTGTAGCTccgaaaaaaaataagttgCGAAAAGGAAATGGTGGCTGGGGAGATACAAG GGATCATCAACTCTGCCTTAATATTACTAAAGAAGCTCAAACAGCCCGAGAGCAAAGAACTCAGTTTCTCATAGAAAGtggtgcattttaa
- the Snx16 gene encoding sorting nexin 16, whose amino-acid sequence MNLKVVQDGVGRGDQREGESVRSNLQPLVFSLQPSAFSLELHAHVCLSSHQSITSVSGLWCPFSDPNSDNWNGTELESESESESTPTPTPTLTLTPAPKLAVANVSAHYSLAVANNWSRSAIRLFDYIAHCRQSSAVSQQAYVVVVRLIEWRFSTRLYTIMNQNIDIQHQHSQADEPWKIQNSVHDVNKNALDTSEQTTVVDIAVNTHNFPINSNSIIDVDIINANTNFQSMQQHQDMAQAENSIKMREEIEILRQPPILNVNSCETEQVLNRSNLTRIDSFNQVNPNARSRMAPESNSRKSSLDSLAQSSILRNYRNASVNQINNNERSTNIAHTSRNQSDMFQIPIIGYEIMEERARFTIYKLRIDDPRTGLSWMVFRRYTDFVRLYSKLKGHHPNINLPLPGKRWFKDNFDPIFLDDRVRGLQIFVNVVIRKLYNDSIVRDFFCLDEPPPVCDAEPESLALFGALEDTVGALKSQIRQKEETIETLKKKVYYLEEKMKECQICNPIGASSINSNIEKLSVTSSIRS is encoded by the exons atGAATTTGAAAGTGGTCCAGGATGGTGTGGGGCGCGGAGACCAGCGAGAAGGAGAGTCCGTCCGAAGCAACCTTCAGCCTCTAGTCTTCAGCCTTCAGCCTTCAGCCTTCAGCCTGGAGCTCCACGCCCACGTCTGCCTCTCGTCTCATCAATCAATCACATCGGTTTCTGGTTTGTGGTGTCCGTTCAGCGATCCGAACAGTGACAATTGGAATGGCACTGAACTGGAATCCGAATCCGAATCCGAatccacacccacacccacacccacactcACACTCACACCTGCACCCAAACTCGCAGTGGCCAACGTGAGTGCTCACTACTCACTGGCAGTGGCCAAT AACTGGTCCAGATCAGCAATCagact ATTTG ACTACATTGCTCATTGTAGGCAATCGTCAGCTGTCAGTCAACAAGCGTATGTGGTGGTTGTTCGTCTG ATTGAATGGAGATTTTCTACTCGTCTATATACAATAATGAATCAAAATATTGACATCCAACACCAACATTCACAAGCTGATGAACCTTGGAAAATCCAAAATAGTGTTCACGATGTAAACAAGAATGCTCTTGACACAAGCGAGCAAACTACCGTTGTTGATATTGCAGTTAATACACACAATTTCCCCATAAACTCGAATTCAATCATTGACGTTGATATAATCAATGCTAACACTAATTTTCAAAGTATGCAACAACATCAAGATATGGCTCAAGctgaaaatagtataaaaatgaGAGAGGAAATTGAAATTTTGCGACAGCCACCCATTCTAAACGTCAACAGTTGTGAAACTGAACAAGTTTTGAATCGATCAAACTTAACTCGAATAGATTCTTTTAACCAAGTGAATCCAAACGCCAGAAGTCGAATGGCTCCAGAAAGTAATTCGAGAAAAAGTAGCTTAGATTCCTTAGCTCAATCATCAATACTGAGAAACTATCGAAATGCATCTgtaaatcaaattaataataatgaaagatCAACCAATATTGCCCATACATCAAGAAATCAATCTGATATGTTCCAGATTCCAATTATAGGATATGAAATTATGGAAGAGCGAGCAAGATTCACCATTTATAAACTGAGAATTGATGATCCTCGAACTGGTTTGTCGTGGATGGTATTCAGAAGATACACCGATTTTGTGAGACTGTATTCAAAACTCAAAGGTCATCATCCAAATATTAATCTTCCACTTCCAGGCAAACGTTGGTTCAAAGACAATTTTGATCCGATCTTTTTGGATGATAGAGTCCGTGGCCTACAAATATTTGTAAATGTTGTTATCAGAAAATTATACAATGATAGTATTGTACGTGACTTTTTTTGTTTGGATGAACCACCACCGGTTTGTGATGCTGAACCGGAATCACTTGCACTTTTCGGTGCTCTGGAAGATACAGTTGGAGCGTTAAAAAGTCAAATACGTCAAAAAGAGGAAACAATAGAAACTCTTAAAAAGAAAGTTTATTATCTGGAAGAAAAAATGAAGGAATGTCAAATTTGCAATCCCATTGGAGCATCTTCAATTAACAGTAATATCGAAAAATTATCTGTTACGTCTAGCATTAGAAGCTAA